GGCGAACAAATAATCTTGGCCGTCAGTTATATAATGTGCAAAGAACGCTAAAAGTGTATCAAAAAAGAAGCCGGCATAGGCCCATTCTTTTAGCCAAGATGAGAAATTTGTCCATACAGCAATTAGACCCAGTATTTTGGCAATAGCCAGTGGATAGATGAGATAGGTAGGGTAATTAAGGTGTTCAAAAAAACCGGCAATCATTTCGTAGTTGGCGAAATAATTGTAAATGGAGAATAACATTATTGCGGTCAAAACCCCTAGGGCTGACCAGTAAATTCGTTTTTGAGTTTTCATGGCAGGGCAATTTTTACCCTAAAATAAAGCATTAGCATTAAAACCTGGCTAGTTTTTCACCAAAAAAGCCCTTTACGATACACAATGGGCTTGATTTTTATGAATAAAAGCTAATTACGAAAATTTACGCTCAATAAATTGTATAAACCGCTCTGCGTATTCTTCTTTTCCTGCCCAATTATTGTAATCTGGCTTTACCATATTTTCTATAAATGAAATAGAACGCTCCTCACTATTGATTGTATTTAATTGTGAAAGGACGCGATTGTAATCTTCCATGCTACCATTAAAAAGATGCTTTACAAATGCCAGTCTGTTGTTAAGGTCGATTTTAAGCTCTTTGTTGGATATTTTATCGTTCAATGATTTAGGATGAACTTCTTTTGGAGGAGTTGCACCATTAGATTTTGGAGCAACTGGTTGTTGAGGCTCAAAAAGCTCTTGGTCATTTTTCATGTAATCTGGTTTTGACAAGAACTCTTCTAAAACTTCATCTACACGTTCGTCGTGACTTGGCATTTCGGAAATAAAACCTTTTATGG
This genomic interval from Zobellia roscoffensis contains the following:
- a CDS encoding DoxX family protein — protein: MKTQKRIYWSALGVLTAIMLFSIYNYFANYEMIAGFFEHLNYPTYLIYPLAIAKILGLIAVWTNFSSWLKEWAYAGFFFDTLLAFFAHYITDGQDYLFAFVALIATLIAYFVDKELRP